A genome region from Nitrospira sp. includes the following:
- a CDS encoding PAS domain S-box protein, with amino-acid sequence MLPAIFLMTLGVFLLDVTTPLGHEIWVLYLIPLWISSRLDWPEALVRYAAVCTILLAAGVWLGRPGVDLSMAIFNRALGVSMIWGVTVLLLQRRKAEASLRGANSRLELQVAAQTQNLREANDRLTAQLAEQQAIEVALRDSRQRFEFAVEGADVGVWEWDLQTQTAYYSPRWKSQLGCHDSEIGATVADWEARLHPDDRAQALATVRLFQDGSIKQYRSDHRLRHHDGSYRWISALGTGMYDEQGRMVRMTGIHLDVTARQQAEEARGESEARYRALVEEASDIIYRTDVAGKLTYCNPTSLPVLGYLPEELLGRHYLEIVLPEYRRKAAQFYGRQFIRQTLRTVYELPVAAKDGREVWLGQHTQLLVEGDTISGFQVVARDITERKRVEQALRESEERFSKAFQSSPAGMTISRLEDGRVLDVNEAFVRISGFSRDELIGTPSLDIGIWVNPEDRQQLAERLQREGCLRHLEHAYRTKSGEVRHGLFNVEPVRIGQETYLLTLVLDITGRTEAEAALRLSQSILQAHQRALMRLTKSQHIGSGDWRAALEELMQTSAAALGVDRASVWLLDRTGSVLECVELYEQGPARHSRGQYLNVAEYPRYFAELLQEQVVDAYDVFGDLRTSELVQPYLRALGVTSLLDVPIFFGGRLAGVVCHERIGVPCKWTAEEVQFATSVGNLVTLAYEAKQRLEAENALLTAKEAAELANQAKSDFLATMSHEIRTPMNAIVGLADLLSETPLSEDQREYVQIFRDAGSNLLSLINDLLDLSKIEAGHLDLDVVDFDLSDLVQRAAELVAVRASEKSLELIYQIQSDVPTSLVGDPNRLRQVLLNLLGNAIKFTDEGEVVLRVERDLQAGGPGTLLFTVRDTGIGIPQDKLGTIFERFTQVDASTTRPYSGTGLGLTISRRLVERMGGKMWVESELGVGSTFSFTAKFAVHVQPASVVPPAQWEQLTGLRTLVVDDNATNRLIVRETLAGWGIPSAEVPGGEEALRELHRALKAGLPYRLVILDVRMPKLSGWQVAETIAHTAGLAGVSIIILTSERRPGDQARAREYGVLRYLTKPFRRSDLFNGMTSLLGKIALAEGTGDVSHRQEGPDGLPGWKILLAEDFVNNRRMMEFYFKSTPHCVETAANGQVAVEMFQRGSYDLVLMDIQMPLLDGYAATRAIRAWEQGRGRSPVPILALTANAMQREVQRSLEAGCTAHLTKPIRKAHLLEAIHLYVHAATSSAPTPSGAFVEPVVLQVSGQFEALMPEFLEHRRQELAQLKAALDRLDFETIREIGHGLKGAGGTYGLDAISAHGRALEAAATLGSVPGIREELDTFHRFLERLQLVYV; translated from the coding sequence ATGCTCCCCGCAATTTTCCTCATGACTCTTGGCGTCTTTCTCCTGGACGTGACGACTCCGCTTGGTCACGAGATCTGGGTCCTCTACTTAATCCCGCTCTGGATCAGTTCTCGCCTGGACTGGCCTGAAGCTCTCGTACGGTATGCCGCCGTGTGTACGATCCTGCTCGCGGCGGGGGTGTGGCTCGGGCGTCCAGGTGTGGATCTGTCCATGGCGATATTCAATCGTGCCTTGGGTGTCTCGATGATTTGGGGTGTGACCGTTCTTCTGTTGCAGCGACGAAAGGCGGAGGCCTCGCTCCGTGGAGCCAATAGTCGTTTGGAGCTGCAAGTCGCAGCGCAAACGCAGAACCTGCGCGAGGCCAATGATCGGCTCACCGCCCAATTAGCCGAGCAGCAGGCGATCGAGGTCGCGTTGCGCGACAGTCGTCAGCGGTTCGAATTTGCGGTAGAAGGTGCGGACGTGGGGGTGTGGGAGTGGGATCTGCAAACGCAGACGGCCTACTATTCACCGCGCTGGAAAAGTCAGCTTGGATGTCACGACTCGGAGATCGGGGCGACGGTCGCCGACTGGGAGGCGCGTCTGCATCCCGATGATCGGGCGCAGGCGTTGGCGACGGTGAGGTTGTTTCAAGACGGGTCTATCAAACAGTATCGTTCGGACCATCGACTCAGGCATCACGACGGATCCTATCGGTGGATCTCTGCGCTCGGGACAGGGATGTACGATGAGCAGGGACGGATGGTCCGAATGACGGGCATTCATCTGGATGTCACGGCGCGACAGCAGGCCGAGGAGGCGAGAGGAGAGAGCGAAGCGCGATACCGTGCGTTGGTCGAAGAGGCCAGCGACATTATCTATCGAACCGATGTCGCCGGGAAGCTCACCTACTGTAATCCTACCTCACTTCCTGTCCTGGGCTACCTTCCGGAGGAATTACTCGGACGCCACTACCTGGAGATCGTTCTGCCGGAGTACCGTCGGAAGGCTGCGCAGTTCTATGGCCGCCAGTTTATCCGCCAAACATTGCGCACGGTCTATGAGTTGCCGGTGGCCGCCAAGGACGGCCGAGAGGTGTGGTTGGGGCAACATACGCAGCTCCTCGTGGAGGGAGATACGATCAGCGGGTTCCAAGTGGTGGCGCGTGATATCACCGAACGGAAACGCGTGGAGCAGGCATTACGCGAAAGCGAAGAACGGTTCTCCAAGGCATTTCAGAGCAGTCCCGCCGGAATGACGATCAGCCGTCTGGAAGATGGCCGGGTCCTCGATGTCAATGAAGCATTCGTGCGGATCTCCGGATTTTCACGCGACGAGTTGATCGGCACGCCCTCGCTCGACATCGGAATCTGGGTCAATCCGGAGGATCGCCAACAGCTGGCGGAGAGGCTGCAGCGAGAGGGATGTCTGCGACATCTCGAGCACGCCTACCGTACGAAATCCGGTGAGGTGCGGCACGGGCTGTTCAATGTTGAGCCGGTCCGCATCGGTCAGGAGACCTACCTGCTCACCCTCGTGCTGGATATTACGGGGCGCACTGAGGCGGAGGCGGCATTACGTCTCAGTCAATCTATCCTCCAAGCGCATCAACGGGCATTGATGCGCTTGACCAAGAGCCAACATATCGGCTCCGGCGACTGGCGGGCGGCGCTGGAAGAGCTGATGCAGACATCGGCGGCGGCGCTTGGCGTGGACCGGGCGAGTGTGTGGTTGTTGGACCGGACCGGGTCGGTGCTGGAGTGTGTTGAGCTGTACGAACAGGGGCCCGCACGGCATTCGCGGGGACAATATCTGAATGTGGCTGAGTATCCACGCTATTTTGCCGAACTGCTTCAGGAACAAGTGGTTGATGCCTATGATGTCTTCGGCGACTTGCGGACGAGCGAGTTGGTGCAGCCCTATCTCCGAGCCTTGGGAGTCACCTCGTTGTTGGACGTACCCATTTTCTTTGGCGGTCGATTGGCGGGGGTGGTCTGTCACGAGCGCATCGGAGTCCCGTGCAAGTGGACAGCGGAGGAAGTGCAGTTTGCCACGTCCGTTGGAAATTTGGTGACCTTGGCCTACGAGGCGAAGCAACGACTGGAAGCCGAAAATGCCCTCCTGACTGCCAAGGAAGCCGCCGAGTTGGCCAACCAAGCCAAGAGTGACTTTCTGGCAACGATGAGCCATGAGATTCGAACGCCGATGAACGCCATCGTGGGCTTGGCGGACCTGCTGTCGGAAACCCCCTTGAGTGAGGATCAGCGCGAGTACGTGCAGATCTTTCGCGATGCCGGAAGCAACCTGCTGAGCTTGATCAACGATCTCCTTGACTTGTCGAAGATTGAAGCCGGTCATCTGGACTTGGATGTGGTGGATTTCGACCTTAGTGACCTGGTCCAGCGGGCAGCCGAACTGGTCGCGGTTCGAGCCAGCGAGAAAAGCCTGGAGTTGATCTATCAAATTCAGTCGGATGTGCCGACGTCGCTTGTGGGTGATCCGAACCGTCTTCGGCAAGTGTTGCTGAACTTGCTGGGTAATGCCATCAAGTTCACCGATGAGGGGGAAGTCGTGTTGCGTGTCGAACGCGACCTGCAAGCGGGCGGCCCGGGGACTCTGCTGTTCACGGTGCGGGATACCGGAATTGGCATTCCCCAGGACAAACTAGGCACCATCTTCGAACGGTTTACTCAGGTGGATGCGTCGACGACTCGGCCGTACAGTGGGACCGGACTCGGCCTGACGATTTCTCGGAGACTGGTGGAGCGGATGGGCGGCAAGATGTGGGTCGAGAGTGAGCTGGGAGTGGGGAGTACGTTCAGTTTCACCGCCAAGTTTGCTGTGCATGTTCAACCGGCGTCCGTGGTGCCTCCCGCACAATGGGAGCAATTGACCGGTTTGCGTACCCTGGTCGTCGACGACAATGCGACCAACCGCCTCATTGTGCGGGAAACACTTGCGGGATGGGGAATTCCCTCGGCGGAGGTGCCCGGCGGTGAAGAGGCTCTACGTGAGCTGCATCGCGCCTTGAAAGCCGGGCTGCCCTATCGATTAGTGATCCTGGATGTGCGTATGCCAAAACTCAGTGGATGGCAGGTGGCGGAGACGATTGCGCACACGGCCGGTTTGGCCGGGGTATCCATCATCATCTTGACCTCGGAGCGGCGCCCCGGCGATCAGGCGCGTGCTCGTGAATACGGCGTGCTGCGGTATCTCACGAAGCCATTCCGACGATCGGATCTGTTCAACGGCATGACATCGTTGCTCGGCAAAATAGCGCTGGCAGAAGGGACGGGGGACGTGTCTCACCGGCAGGAGGGCCCGGATGGTCTGCCGGGGTGGAAGATCCTGTTAGCCGAAGATTTTGTCAACAACCGCCGCATGATGGAATTCTATTTTAAATCGACTCCGCATTGTGTTGAGACGGCCGCGAACGGCCAAGTCGCCGTGGAGATGTTTCAACGAGGATCGTATGACTTGGTCCTCATGGATATTCAGATGCCCCTGTTGGATGGGTATGCTGCGACGAGGGCCATTCGAGCCTGGGAGCAGGGCCGGGGGCGAAGTCCGGTGCCGATTCTCGCGCTGACTGCCAATGCCATGCAGCGTGAAGTGCAGCGGAGTCTTGAGGCCGGGTGTACGGCGCATTTGACGAAACCCATTCGAAAGGCCCACTTGCTGGAAGCCATTCACCTGTATGTCCACGCCGCCACTTCGAGTGCGCCGACGCCGTCAGGGGCATTCGTTGAACCCGTTGTGTTGCAGGTGAGCGGACAGTTTGAGGCCCTCATGCCGGAGTTCTTGGAACATCGCCGCCAAGAACTCGCCCAGCTGAAGGCTGCGCTGGATCGGCTGGATTTCGAGACGATCCGGGAGATCGGTCACGGGCTCAAGGGGGCCGGAGGCACCTATGGCCTCGACGCGATCAGTGCCCACGGCCGGGCGTTGGAAGCGGCGGCGACGCTGGGGAGCGTTCCCGGTATTCGTGAGGAGCTCGACACGTTCCATCGTTTTCTGGAGCGGCTGCAGCTCGTCTATGTGTAG
- a CDS encoding sigma-54 dependent transcriptional regulator, with the protein MRVLLVEDHCDIRRVFEQVIEARGHDVTACADGESAWEAYSRRPYELVLLDWELGGRGMDGLQVCRAIRASPSGDRCVIVMIAGHDSPDALRMALQARVNDYLVKPVGVEFLKLRLTIAEQWVESVRRRFTAEDQAQALQSQLADHGKFHDLIGRSPAMVVLYEEIQQIAAVDATVLIEGETGTGKELVARAIHLSSRRASQPFLAVNCAGFTDSSLGSHLLGHKKGAFTGAIDNQEGVFEAAQGGTIFLDEVGDISPAVQTSLLRVLQEREVTRLGESKPRKVDVRVVVATHHNLSVDVEKGAFRRDLLYRIKVARLQLAPLRERSTDIPLLVHAFLGQFRSVMEKPVLQVSPDALQMLVSYSWPGNVRELKSAVESALTHCRGTVVRAEDLPSEVRNSQSAATYVPIHRPDEWTRMLGALQQSGGNRSEAARLLGMSRRTFYRRLAEYDVSAVGDGFESPFQ; encoded by the coding sequence ATGCGAGTCTTGCTGGTGGAAGATCATTGTGATATCCGCCGGGTGTTCGAGCAGGTCATTGAGGCGCGAGGGCATGATGTGACGGCCTGTGCGGACGGTGAGTCGGCGTGGGAGGCCTACAGTCGCCGACCGTATGAACTTGTGCTGCTCGATTGGGAATTAGGGGGACGTGGGATGGACGGATTGCAGGTGTGCCGGGCCATTCGAGCGAGCCCCAGCGGCGATCGCTGTGTCATTGTTATGATTGCCGGGCACGACTCTCCGGACGCATTGCGAATGGCGCTTCAGGCGAGGGTGAACGACTATTTGGTGAAGCCCGTCGGGGTGGAGTTCTTGAAGCTTCGGTTGACGATTGCCGAGCAATGGGTGGAGAGTGTGCGTCGTCGATTTACGGCGGAAGATCAAGCGCAAGCCTTACAGTCGCAGCTGGCCGATCACGGGAAGTTTCACGACTTGATCGGCCGTAGTCCGGCGATGGTGGTGCTGTACGAAGAGATCCAACAGATCGCCGCCGTGGATGCCACGGTCTTGATCGAGGGCGAGACCGGGACGGGGAAAGAATTGGTCGCGCGCGCGATTCATCTGTCGAGCCGCCGTGCGTCCCAACCGTTTCTGGCCGTCAATTGCGCCGGGTTCACGGATTCGAGTCTGGGGAGTCACCTCCTTGGTCATAAGAAGGGGGCCTTCACGGGGGCGATCGACAACCAGGAAGGGGTGTTCGAAGCGGCTCAAGGTGGGACCATTTTCCTGGATGAGGTCGGGGATATTTCACCTGCTGTACAGACGAGCTTGTTGCGTGTGTTGCAAGAGCGTGAAGTTACTCGACTGGGAGAGTCCAAGCCACGAAAGGTTGATGTGCGGGTCGTGGTGGCGACGCACCACAACCTCTCGGTGGATGTGGAAAAAGGCGCGTTCAGAAGAGATTTACTCTATCGTATCAAGGTCGCTCGCCTCCAACTCGCCCCGCTTCGTGAACGGTCGACCGACATTCCGTTGTTAGTGCATGCCTTTCTCGGGCAATTCCGTTCCGTGATGGAAAAGCCTGTTCTGCAGGTGAGTCCGGACGCGCTGCAGATGCTTGTCAGCTATTCCTGGCCCGGCAACGTTCGAGAACTCAAGAGTGCGGTGGAGTCGGCTCTGACTCATTGCCGGGGCACGGTGGTGCGGGCAGAGGATCTTCCGTCCGAGGTGCGCAATTCGCAGTCGGCGGCGACCTATGTGCCCATTCATCGTCCGGACGAATGGACCCGCATGTTGGGGGCCTTGCAGCAGTCGGGGGGCAATCGCTCGGAAGCCGCACGGTTATTGGGGATGAGCCGACGCACGTTCTATCGGCGCCTGGCGGAATACGATGTCTCGGCGGTGGGCGACGGATTCGAGTCACCCTTCCAGTAG
- a CDS encoding LuxR C-terminal-related transcriptional regulator: MWSEQQNGLQMDREAKVQSAVSGNGPKSASGLSSKRRPEDLTPREQEILQLVWAGMTNRTIAERLHISIKTAEAHRANMMKKLRVSNIAQLLKTALEEGLLATQAS, from the coding sequence ATGTGGAGTGAACAACAGAATGGGTTGCAGATGGATCGCGAGGCGAAGGTGCAGAGCGCAGTATCTGGGAATGGGCCGAAATCGGCCAGCGGCTTGTCGTCCAAGCGGCGTCCGGAAGATCTCACCCCTCGTGAACAGGAAATTTTGCAACTGGTGTGGGCCGGCATGACGAATCGCACGATCGCAGAGCGGTTGCATATCAGCATCAAGACGGCCGAAGCGCATCGTGCCAACATGATGAAGAAGTTGCGGGTCTCGAACATTGCACAATTGCTCAAGACGGCGCTGGAAGAGGGGCTGCTCGCCACCCAGGCGAGCTGA
- a CDS encoding nuclear transport factor 2 family protein: MVEQRIEEITRANLAFYAAFESLDMLQMDKVWAHLEYVTCIHPGWSLRSDWPAVRDSWVLIFNNTFSMKFELSDVQVQVAGDLGWVICTEHLTSRQDDQPIETRVLATNLFERIGDEWLMIHHHGSPVMG; the protein is encoded by the coding sequence GTGGTCGAACAACGCATCGAAGAAATCACTCGTGCGAATCTCGCCTTTTACGCCGCCTTTGAAAGTTTGGACATGCTCCAGATGGACAAAGTCTGGGCGCATCTGGAGTATGTCACCTGCATCCATCCCGGGTGGAGCCTCCGCAGTGATTGGCCGGCGGTGCGCGACTCGTGGGTGCTGATCTTCAACAACACCTTCTCCATGAAATTTGAGCTGTCCGATGTGCAGGTTCAGGTTGCAGGCGACCTGGGCTGGGTCATCTGCACGGAACATCTCACCAGCCGCCAGGACGACCAGCCGATCGAAACCCGGGTTCTTGCCACCAATCTCTTTGAGCGTATCGGCGACGAGTGGTTGATGATTCATCATCATGGCTCGCCCGTGATGGGATAG
- a CDS encoding LuxR C-terminal-related transcriptional regulator, whose translation MVREKKDHQTENQDMGERGSLMTTRVLPEEVALAAEKRRPEDLTPRELQILRLIWDGHTNRGIAGQLNISMKTADTHRSNMMKKLRASNTAQLLKAALEGDLLQAHSGAGLTGEREER comes from the coding sequence ATGGTGAGAGAAAAGAAAGACCATCAGACGGAAAATCAGGACATGGGGGAGCGCGGCTCCTTGATGACCACCCGTGTGCTGCCGGAGGAGGTTGCGTTGGCTGCCGAGAAGCGCCGGCCGGAAGACCTCACGCCGCGGGAGTTGCAAATTCTTCGTCTGATCTGGGATGGCCATACGAATCGAGGCATTGCGGGGCAGCTCAATATCAGCATGAAGACAGCCGATACCCATCGGTCGAACATGATGAAAAAGCTGCGCGCGTCTAATACGGCGCAGTTACTGAAGGCGGCGTTGGAGGGAGACCTCCTGCAGGCGCACTCCGGGGCAGGGCTGACCGGCGAGAGAGAAGAGCGGTGA
- a CDS encoding aminomethyltransferase family protein, with translation MKQSRLHDQHQQLGAIFEDTAGWSIPTHYGDPAAEYAAVRGAVGLSDLSHRGKIKVTGDDRVKWLQSIISNDLLPLQAGQGRYSSFLTHKGKMLGYFRVYVQADAVWIEDVGEVGDATFLALRKFLLYGTKAKMENGGESWGLLLVSGPRSAEVIKAAFGVELTALQLLHTLPATIDGQHGLILRTEETGEQDFEILLPADAVPAAWNQLMAAGAPFGIKPVGAQARELLRIEAGLPKAGPDLNEEIVPPEANLEGKAFSLSKGCYPGQEVVARMDTYGNVRRHLVGLIIQDTTVPPAGSKLFSGDREVGWVSSAVFSPQRNAVLAFGFPLRDFSAPDTALTVDVAGTRHQATVHALPFQKHS, from the coding sequence ATGAAACAATCCCGACTCCACGATCAGCACCAACAACTGGGCGCCATTTTCGAGGACACCGCAGGATGGTCGATACCGACCCACTACGGCGACCCTGCAGCGGAATATGCCGCCGTCCGTGGCGCCGTCGGCCTGTCCGACCTGTCACACCGCGGGAAGATCAAGGTGACCGGCGACGATCGCGTCAAGTGGCTGCAGAGCATTATCAGTAACGACCTCCTCCCGCTCCAAGCAGGGCAGGGACGCTACTCCAGCTTCCTGACCCATAAGGGGAAAATGCTCGGCTACTTCCGGGTGTATGTTCAAGCCGATGCGGTGTGGATTGAAGATGTGGGCGAAGTGGGTGATGCCACGTTTCTCGCGCTCAGGAAATTTCTCCTCTACGGCACCAAGGCGAAGATGGAGAATGGCGGAGAAAGCTGGGGATTACTGTTGGTGAGCGGGCCCAGATCGGCGGAGGTCATCAAGGCGGCGTTCGGAGTCGAACTCACTGCCCTTCAGCTCTTGCACACCCTCCCCGCCACAATCGACGGGCAGCACGGACTGATCCTGCGGACCGAAGAAACCGGCGAACAGGACTTTGAAATCTTGCTGCCGGCCGATGCGGTCCCCGCCGCCTGGAACCAGCTCATGGCAGCAGGCGCACCGTTCGGCATCAAACCCGTCGGCGCACAGGCGCGCGAACTGTTGCGCATCGAGGCAGGTCTCCCCAAGGCCGGCCCGGACCTCAACGAAGAGATCGTCCCGCCGGAAGCCAACCTGGAAGGCAAGGCGTTCAGCCTCTCGAAGGGTTGTTACCCGGGACAGGAAGTCGTCGCTCGGATGGATACCTATGGGAACGTGCGACGGCATCTGGTCGGATTGATCATCCAGGATACAACGGTTCCGCCTGCGGGATCGAAGTTGTTCAGCGGAGATCGGGAAGTGGGATGGGTCAGCAGCGCCGTCTTTTCGCCGCAACGCAATGCCGTACTGGCCTTCGGGTTTCCCTTGCGCGACTTTTCAGCCCCTGACACGGCACTGACGGTCGACGTGGCAGGGACGCGCCATCAGGCTACCGTCCATGCCCTTCCATTTCAGAAGCACTCGTAG
- a CDS encoding histidine kinase, which produces MSTTILVAVTDIFFYTKVRDALRPQGYTLDRIRTQDEVAEKTASATPAALILNMNDLTLDAFKALETLRANPALRSLPILAFANHEEVDTWRRAKELGVTKVVSRNEFSARMRELVEEVTANSAQPSAVSSELNADR; this is translated from the coding sequence ATGAGCACCACTATTTTAGTGGCCGTGACCGACATTTTCTTTTACACCAAGGTGCGCGATGCTTTGCGGCCGCAGGGCTATACCCTGGACCGGATTCGTACCCAGGACGAGGTCGCGGAGAAAACGGCTTCAGCCACCCCGGCCGCCCTGATTCTCAACATGAACGACCTGACCCTTGATGCCTTCAAAGCGCTGGAAACGCTGCGAGCCAACCCCGCATTGCGCTCGCTCCCCATCCTGGCCTTTGCCAATCACGAAGAAGTGGACACCTGGCGTCGTGCCAAGGAACTGGGCGTGACCAAAGTGGTGTCCCGAAACGAATTTTCCGCACGAATGAGAGAGTTGGTCGAAGAAGTCACCGCCAACAGCGCTCAGCCATCAGCCGTCAGCTCCGAGCTGAATGCCGACCGCTGA
- a CDS encoding tetratricopeptide repeat protein → MDVQDFLIQGDGSEEDKREAWQLFQQAYEQQMKGKLEEAVNLYKLSLATHRTAEAYTFLGWTYSFMGKLDEAIDECHKAIACDPHFGNPYNDIGAYLIEKGDLDDAIPWFQKAMQAQRYESPAFPHLNLGRVYERQGKWSEAIDCYKQALALNPNYALAKKALGRLISSLN, encoded by the coding sequence ATGGATGTACAAGATTTTCTCATACAGGGCGACGGCAGCGAAGAAGACAAGCGCGAAGCCTGGCAGCTCTTTCAGCAAGCCTACGAACAGCAGATGAAGGGGAAGCTGGAAGAGGCCGTGAATCTGTATAAACTCTCGCTTGCGACGCATCGGACGGCTGAGGCCTATACGTTCCTCGGATGGACCTACAGTTTCATGGGCAAGTTGGACGAGGCCATCGACGAATGCCACAAGGCCATCGCCTGTGACCCACACTTTGGGAACCCGTACAACGATATCGGCGCCTACCTGATCGAAAAGGGCGATCTGGACGACGCGATTCCCTGGTTTCAAAAAGCCATGCAGGCTCAACGCTATGAAAGCCCTGCTTTTCCCCACCTGAACCTGGGCCGCGTCTACGAACGCCAGGGCAAGTGGAGCGAAGCCATCGACTGTTACAAGCAAGCGCTGGCCCTCAACCCGAACTATGCGCTGGCAAAAAAAGCCCTGGGCCGGCTTATCAGTTCATTGAATTAG
- a CDS encoding sulfide-dependent adenosine diphosphate thiazole synthase, protein MGKPKPAPLRERDITRQIAREYYKEFDQLIESDVIIVGAGPSGLICAHDLGRMGIKTLIVEQSLALGGGFWSGGYLMNKATICAPAHKILKEVGVPCKQIKECPGMYMVDPPHATGALIAAAYNAGAKIMNLTRVVDLILRREGVLEGVVVNSTTAEMAGHDIIHVDPIALESKIVVDATGHDAVVVNLLHKRGLYQQVPGNGAMWVSRSEEEVMDRTGEVSPNCFVIGLAVAAVFGTPRMGPAFGSMLLSGRYGAELIQKKLKQGKSV, encoded by the coding sequence ATGGGGAAGCCAAAACCGGCGCCATTACGCGAGCGCGACATCACCCGCCAGATTGCGCGGGAATACTATAAAGAGTTCGATCAGCTGATCGAGAGTGACGTCATCATCGTCGGCGCCGGGCCGTCCGGCCTCATTTGCGCCCACGATCTTGGTCGGATGGGCATCAAGACCCTCATCGTCGAACAAAGTCTCGCCCTGGGCGGCGGTTTTTGGTCCGGCGGGTATTTGATGAACAAAGCCACCATCTGCGCCCCCGCGCATAAGATTCTCAAAGAAGTGGGCGTGCCCTGTAAGCAGATCAAGGAATGCCCAGGCATGTATATGGTCGATCCTCCACATGCCACCGGAGCCTTGATTGCCGCCGCCTACAATGCCGGCGCGAAGATTATGAACCTGACGCGGGTCGTCGATCTGATCCTGCGCCGCGAAGGTGTGCTGGAAGGCGTCGTCGTCAACAGCACCACCGCCGAAATGGCCGGGCACGATATCATTCATGTCGATCCGATCGCCTTGGAGAGTAAAATCGTGGTCGATGCCACCGGACATGACGCCGTGGTGGTCAACCTCCTGCACAAGCGCGGGCTCTACCAGCAGGTGCCGGGCAACGGCGCGATGTGGGTGTCGCGGTCGGAAGAGGAAGTGATGGACCGGACCGGGGAAGTCTCCCCCAATTGCTTCGTAATCGGGCTGGCCGTCGCAGCCGTGTTCGGCACGCCACGGATGGGCCCGGCGTTTGGATCGATGTTACTCTCAGGCCGGTACGGTGCAGAGTTGATTCAAAAGAAGCTGAAACAAGGCAAGAGCGTATAG